Proteins found in one Subtercola endophyticus genomic segment:
- a CDS encoding EamA family transporter: MVAVVLGIVGAFVYGGSDFLGGLAAKRVSPVLVTALSAATGLLILLAVYPVLGGSWSWPAVLWGAASGVSGAVALSLLYACLAIGPMSILSPLTAIMTAIVPLAFGLLTGSRFGVLGYVGLAVALVAVVLVGFVPEKSAVRPSAKALLMATASGALLGLFLVFIDQTPKDSGIVPLLFNRGVNAALLFSAVGVLALRGRLAARGRRASRGRPAVPDARPGPARITRAALLLAIGCGVFDATANVLLLTGIHLGDLAVMSVLTAMYPAGTIVLAAIVLRERIAAVQAVGLVLALVAAGMLALG; the protein is encoded by the coding sequence ATGGTTGCAGTCGTGCTGGGAATCGTCGGCGCCTTCGTCTACGGTGGCTCCGACTTTCTCGGTGGGCTGGCCGCCAAGCGGGTGAGTCCGGTGCTCGTCACTGCCCTCAGCGCGGCGACCGGGCTGCTGATTCTGCTCGCGGTCTATCCAGTGCTCGGCGGGTCGTGGTCGTGGCCGGCCGTGCTCTGGGGCGCGGCTTCGGGGGTCTCGGGGGCGGTCGCACTTTCGCTGCTGTACGCCTGCCTGGCCATCGGACCGATGAGCATCCTGTCGCCGTTGACGGCCATCATGACGGCGATCGTGCCGCTCGCTTTCGGCCTGTTGACGGGATCACGCTTCGGGGTTCTCGGCTACGTTGGCCTCGCTGTGGCGCTGGTGGCGGTGGTGCTCGTGGGGTTCGTTCCCGAGAAGAGTGCGGTTCGCCCCTCGGCGAAGGCGCTGCTCATGGCGACGGCGTCGGGCGCGCTGCTCGGCCTGTTTCTCGTGTTCATCGACCAGACGCCGAAAGACTCGGGCATCGTTCCGCTGCTCTTCAACCGCGGAGTGAACGCCGCGCTGCTCTTCAGCGCGGTGGGGGTGCTGGCGTTGCGCGGGCGCCTGGCGGCACGCGGTCGCCGGGCGTCGCGCGGGCGCCCGGCGGTACCGGATGCCCGCCCCGGGCCTGCACGCATCACCCGGGCCGCACTACTGCTCGCCATCGGCTGCGGGGTGTTCGACGCTACCGCCAACGTGTTGCTGCTGACGGGCATCCACCTCGGCGACCTCGCCGTGATGTCGGTTCTGACCGCCATGTATCCGGCCGGAACCATCGTGCTCGCCGCCATCGTGCTGCGGGAGCGCATCGCCGCCGTGCAGGCCGTCGGCCTCGTGCTGGCGCTCGTCGCGGCAGGCATGCTCGCCCTCGGGTGA
- a CDS encoding ABC transporter permease subunit, translated as MTTIASAPAGHIHHAAPNVHLSVAGILRSEWIKLRTLRSTLWVYAIMIVLQVGFGLLVVSISVGQAGFEQRAEARAGSDLATLGAVSGIGFTQLVVSVLGVLVIAGEYSTGQIRSSLVAVPKRLPVLWAKIVVFGVVTFVVSFVGILITYLVTAPILAGAGISSSLFDDGVFLTLVGAAGYLALLGILALVIGAVLRNTAGGIATALGLLLVLPVVLTLIPADWANSLADWLPGTAGRDIYSSGGVFEWWQGLLILVGWIVVIGAAAATLLRRRDA; from the coding sequence ATGACGACCATCGCTTCGGCCCCCGCGGGCCACATCCACCACGCCGCCCCGAATGTGCACCTCTCTGTCGCAGGAATTCTGCGTTCCGAGTGGATCAAGCTGCGCACGCTGCGCTCCACGCTCTGGGTGTACGCCATCATGATCGTCCTGCAGGTCGGCTTCGGCCTGCTCGTCGTCTCGATCAGCGTCGGCCAGGCCGGGTTCGAGCAGCGAGCGGAGGCTCGTGCAGGCTCAGACCTCGCCACCCTCGGCGCCGTCAGCGGAATCGGGTTCACCCAGCTCGTGGTCTCCGTGCTCGGGGTGCTGGTGATCGCCGGCGAGTACTCGACCGGGCAGATCCGTTCCAGTCTGGTCGCGGTTCCCAAGCGCCTGCCGGTGCTCTGGGCGAAGATCGTCGTGTTCGGCGTCGTGACCTTCGTGGTCTCGTTCGTGGGAATTCTGATCACCTACCTCGTCACCGCACCGATTCTGGCGGGTGCCGGAATCTCGTCGAGTCTCTTCGACGATGGCGTGTTTCTGACCCTCGTCGGTGCTGCGGGTTACCTCGCGTTGCTCGGAATTCTCGCGCTGGTCATCGGCGCCGTGCTGCGCAACACCGCGGGCGGCATCGCGACGGCGCTCGGGCTGCTGCTCGTGCTTCCGGTGGTGCTCACCCTGATTCCCGCCGACTGGGCGAACTCGCTCGCCGACTGGCTGCCGGGAACCGCCGGCCGCGACATCTACTCCTCGGGCGGTGTCTTCGAATGGTGGCAGGGCCTGCTGATTCTGGTGGGCTGGATCGTGGTCATCGGGGCGGCCGCCGCCACCCTGTTGCGCCGACGGGATGCCTAG
- a CDS encoding ABC transporter ATP-binding protein, whose amino-acid sequence MIEAHGLTKRYGPKTAVDGVNFTVRPGLVTGFLGPNGAGKSTTMRMIVGLDRPTSGSVTVNGKNYKDSHAPLHEVGVLLDAKAVHSGRSAYNHLLGLGATHGIGAKRVKEVIEMTGLESVAKKRVGGFSLGMGQRLGIAAAMLGDPGTLILDEPVNGLDPEGVVWVRELVRFLASEGRTVLLSSHLMSEMAMTADHIIVLGKGRILADAPVAEMVSASTVSSVRAVSPQASDIARLLVSPDVTITSVDAQTLQIVGLTSAAVGEAAASAGIVLHELTPIKGSLEDAYMNLTADAVEYRTGAYDPTQSGGAPIASAPAAASTAPTSTSEVSR is encoded by the coding sequence GTGATCGAAGCACACGGATTGACCAAGAGATACGGGCCCAAGACGGCCGTCGACGGGGTGAACTTCACTGTTCGCCCGGGGCTCGTCACCGGCTTTCTCGGCCCCAACGGCGCCGGCAAGTCGACCACGATGCGCATGATCGTGGGGCTCGACCGACCCACGTCGGGCAGCGTCACGGTCAACGGCAAGAACTACAAAGACAGCCACGCCCCGCTGCACGAGGTGGGCGTTCTGCTCGACGCGAAGGCCGTGCACTCCGGCCGTTCGGCCTACAACCACCTGCTCGGCCTCGGCGCGACGCACGGAATCGGCGCGAAGCGGGTCAAGGAGGTCATCGAGATGACCGGCCTCGAGTCGGTCGCCAAGAAGCGCGTCGGCGGATTCTCGCTCGGCATGGGGCAGCGCCTCGGAATCGCCGCAGCGATGCTCGGCGACCCGGGAACGCTGATTCTCGACGAGCCGGTCAACGGTCTCGACCCCGAGGGTGTGGTGTGGGTGCGCGAACTCGTGCGCTTCCTGGCCTCGGAGGGCCGAACCGTGCTGCTCTCGTCGCACCTGATGAGTGAGATGGCGATGACCGCCGATCACATCATCGTGCTCGGCAAGGGCCGCATTCTCGCCGACGCGCCCGTTGCAGAGATGGTGAGCGCGTCGACCGTCTCGTCGGTTCGTGCGGTGAGCCCGCAGGCTTCCGACATCGCTCGTCTGCTGGTGTCGCCCGACGTGACCATCACGAGTGTGGATGCTCAGACGCTGCAGATCGTCGGTCTCACCTCGGCGGCCGTCGGTGAAGCCGCGGCTTCGGCCGGAATCGTGCTGCACGAGCTCACCCCCATCAAGGGATCGCTCGAAGACGCCTACATGAACCTCACCGCCGATGCGGTCGAGTACCGCACGGGCGCCTACGACCCCACCCAGAGCGGCGGGGCGCCGATCGCCTCAGCGCCCGCCGCTGCATCCACCGCCCCCACTTCGACCTCGGAGGTCTCCCGATGA
- the recQ gene encoding DNA helicase RecQ: MTLNLQAGVPAAASPVEAAEALRGAAAGVSDPGDAALGAEARAVLKRVFGYDDFRGDQAAVIEQVSAGGDAVVLMPTGGGKSLCYQIPSLLREGTGVVVSPLIALMQDQVDALLAVGVRAAFLNSTQDSFERTRVENAYLAGELDLLYVAPERLASESTKRFLENGTIALFAIDEAHCVSQWGHDFRPDYLGLSELADRWPEVPRIALTATATDATHKEITERLKLGRAQHFVASFDRPNIQYRIENKGEVRRQLLSLIRSEHDGDAGIVYALSRKTVEQTAQFLAANGVNALPYHAGLDAGLRARTQSRFLREDGVVIVATIAFGMGIDKPDVRFVAHIDLPKSVEGYYQETGRAGRDGMPSTAWLAYGLQDVVQQRRMIEQSPGDLSHRRKLSSHLDAMLALCETVDCRRVNLLGYFGQQSVPCGNCDTCLQPPQSWDGTVAAQKLLSTVVRLQRERNQKFGAGHLIDILRANKTPRVDQYGHDELTVWGVGSDLSEQQWRGVVRQLLAKGLLAVNDDGFGTLVLSPTSADVLSGALTVSMRTESERASGAGGAGGGGGSRAARAKAAVADLPDDAIPLFEALRVWRGATAKVMGVPAYVIFHDATLREIASRRPASLADLEGLSGMGQKKLDTYGEEVLAVVAATP, from the coding sequence ATGACTTTGAACCTGCAGGCCGGCGTGCCAGCGGCCGCATCGCCCGTCGAGGCCGCCGAGGCCCTGCGCGGCGCCGCGGCCGGCGTCTCCGACCCGGGTGACGCCGCCCTGGGCGCAGAGGCGCGCGCGGTACTCAAGCGTGTGTTCGGGTACGACGACTTCCGCGGCGATCAGGCGGCGGTCATCGAACAGGTCTCGGCCGGCGGTGACGCGGTCGTGCTCATGCCGACCGGCGGCGGCAAATCGCTGTGTTACCAGATTCCTTCGCTGCTGCGCGAGGGCACCGGCGTCGTCGTCTCACCGCTCATCGCGCTCATGCAAGACCAAGTGGATGCCCTGCTGGCCGTCGGCGTACGAGCGGCCTTCCTCAACTCCACCCAAGACTCCTTCGAACGAACCCGGGTCGAGAACGCCTATCTCGCCGGCGAGCTCGATCTGCTCTACGTCGCACCGGAACGCCTCGCCTCCGAGTCGACCAAACGCTTTCTCGAGAACGGCACCATCGCGCTCTTCGCCATCGATGAGGCGCACTGCGTCTCTCAGTGGGGGCACGACTTCAGGCCCGATTACCTCGGGCTGTCAGAGCTGGCCGATCGCTGGCCAGAGGTTCCGCGCATCGCGCTCACCGCCACGGCGACCGATGCGACGCATAAAGAGATCACGGAGCGGCTGAAGCTCGGCCGCGCGCAACACTTCGTGGCGAGCTTCGACCGCCCGAACATCCAGTACCGCATTGAGAACAAGGGTGAGGTCAGGCGGCAGCTGCTGTCGTTGATCCGCAGCGAGCACGACGGCGACGCGGGCATCGTCTACGCACTTTCGCGCAAGACGGTCGAGCAGACCGCGCAGTTTCTTGCGGCGAACGGCGTGAACGCGCTGCCCTATCACGCCGGACTCGACGCCGGCCTGCGCGCCCGAACGCAGTCACGGTTCCTGCGCGAAGACGGCGTGGTCATCGTCGCCACCATCGCGTTCGGTATGGGCATCGACAAGCCCGATGTGCGGTTCGTCGCGCACATCGACCTGCCGAAATCGGTCGAGGGCTACTACCAAGAGACCGGTCGCGCCGGTCGTGACGGCATGCCGTCGACGGCCTGGCTCGCCTATGGCCTGCAAGACGTGGTGCAGCAGCGGCGCATGATCGAGCAATCGCCCGGTGATCTGTCACACCGCCGAAAGCTGTCTTCGCACCTCGACGCGATGCTCGCGCTGTGCGAAACCGTCGACTGCCGACGGGTGAACCTGCTCGGCTACTTCGGTCAGCAGAGTGTGCCCTGCGGCAACTGCGACACCTGCCTGCAGCCGCCGCAGTCGTGGGACGGCACGGTCGCCGCCCAGAAGCTGCTCTCGACGGTGGTGCGGCTGCAGCGCGAGCGAAACCAGAAGTTCGGCGCGGGCCATCTCATCGACATCTTGCGCGCGAACAAGACGCCGCGCGTCGATCAGTACGGGCACGACGAGCTCACGGTCTGGGGCGTCGGCTCCGATCTCAGTGAACAGCAGTGGCGCGGGGTCGTGCGGCAGTTGCTCGCGAAGGGGCTGTTGGCTGTGAACGACGACGGGTTCGGCACGTTGGTGCTGTCTCCGACGAGTGCCGATGTGCTCAGCGGCGCGCTGACGGTGTCGATGCGCACCGAGTCCGAACGGGCATCCGGTGCCGGCGGGGCGGGCGGCGGGGGCGGTTCGCGGGCGGCGCGGGCGAAGGCCGCCGTTGCAGACCTGCCCGACGACGCGATTCCGCTGTTCGAAGCGTTGCGAGTCTGGCGCGGAGCCACCGCGAAAGTGATGGGCGTGCCCGCCTACGTCATCTTTCACGACGCGACGCTGCGCGAGATCGCGTCGCGACGCCCGGCTTCGCTGGCCGACCTCGAGGGCCTGAGCGGAATGGGTCAGAAGAAGCTCGACACCTACGGCGAAGAGGTTCTGGCGGTCGTTGCAGCGACGCCGTAG
- a CDS encoding TMEM175 family protein: MVYKRGYDRLVNLSDAVIAIAVTLLILPLVDDAGNIGSASPAEFLADHSEQLFLFVLSFAVIADFWLIHHRLYRSIDGYTIPMVWVNFVWLLTIAFLPFPTELLGQSSGSNTVTAALYIGTMVVTTYAGLVQQLIIVRTPELQLESVRGSLLLSPALIPAVAMTAALIVAVSVPGVGLWALLILFFSGFFERQWVRRSRARGKDKASIS, encoded by the coding sequence ATGGTCTACAAGCGCGGATACGACCGGCTGGTCAACCTCAGCGACGCCGTCATCGCTATCGCGGTCACGCTTCTCATCCTGCCGCTCGTCGACGACGCCGGAAACATCGGCAGCGCCTCACCGGCTGAGTTTCTCGCCGACCACTCCGAACAGCTCTTTCTGTTCGTGCTCAGCTTTGCCGTGATCGCGGACTTCTGGCTGATCCACCACCGGCTGTACCGATCGATCGACGGGTACACCATTCCGATGGTCTGGGTGAACTTCGTCTGGCTGCTGACCATCGCCTTTCTACCGTTCCCGACCGAGCTGCTGGGGCAGAGTTCGGGTTCGAACACGGTGACAGCGGCGCTCTACATCGGCACGATGGTCGTGACGACGTATGCCGGCCTTGTGCAGCAGTTGATCATCGTCAGAACGCCCGAACTGCAGCTCGAATCGGTGCGCGGCAGTCTGCTGCTCTCGCCCGCTCTGATACCCGCCGTCGCCATGACCGCGGCGCTCATCGTCGCCGTCAGCGTTCCGGGCGTCGGGCTGTGGGCGCTGCTCATCCTCTTCTTCTCGGGCTTCTTCGAGCGTCAATGGGTTCGCCGCAGCCGCGCCCGTGGCAAAGACAAAGCTTCCATCAGCTGA
- a CDS encoding response regulator: protein MTDIRILLVDDQTLLRVGFRMVLEAEPGFIVVGEAADGASGVAAAAELEPDVILMDVRMPVMNGIDATAAIVATGSASRVLILTTFDLDEYAFAALRRGASGFLLKDARPAELVAAIRAVAAGDAVVSPRVTKQLLQLFGSKLPADAADAADAADAADAADAVGAVGVGGADVAGEPFGEGESPGHPLPAAGDARLDALTDREREVLTAIAEGLTNTEIAERLVVSESTVKTHVGRVLAKLGARDRVQAVIIAYETGVA from the coding sequence ATGACCGACATCCGCATTCTGCTGGTCGATGACCAGACACTGTTGCGGGTGGGTTTTCGCATGGTGCTCGAAGCCGAGCCCGGCTTCATTGTGGTGGGCGAAGCGGCAGACGGGGCATCCGGTGTCGCTGCGGCCGCCGAGCTCGAACCCGACGTCATTCTGATGGATGTTCGCATGCCGGTCATGAACGGAATCGACGCCACGGCCGCAATCGTCGCTACAGGTTCGGCCAGCCGCGTGCTGATTCTCACCACCTTCGATCTCGACGAATACGCGTTCGCTGCTCTGCGCCGGGGCGCCAGCGGATTTCTGCTGAAAGATGCTCGCCCCGCCGAACTCGTGGCCGCTATTCGGGCGGTCGCTGCGGGCGACGCGGTGGTTTCGCCGCGGGTCACCAAGCAGCTTCTGCAGTTGTTCGGCTCGAAGCTGCCGGCCGACGCGGCCGACGCGGCCGACGCGGCCGACGCGGCCGACGCGGCCGACGCGGTCGGTGCGGTCGGCGTGGGTGGTGCGGATGTCGCGGGGGAGCCGTTCGGCGAGGGGGAGAGCCCCGGGCATCCGCTGCCCGCAGCGGGCGACGCACGCCTCGACGCCCTCACCGATCGTGAGCGGGAGGTGCTTACGGCCATCGCCGAAGGGCTCACGAACACCGAGATCGCCGAGCGGCTCGTGGTCTCGGAGTCGACCGTCAAGACTCACGTGGGGCGTGTGCTCGCAAAGCTCGGCGCGCGCGACCGGGTGCAGGCCGTCATCATCGCGTACGAGACGGGCGTTGCCTGA
- a CDS encoding sensor histidine kinase — protein MTDVRGAAAADDELRLPRPPGVFRLFFARHPWFVDGALVVLFAAPVALYFVLRLAGVGAGPWPVPVTIVGVVSAAAIAAAILFRRAHPLVLVGVVTVAFFVVFPSFGPVIFLPALYAPYAVAVYRSVRLSWVSFGIMVVALAIASLIASNGAWADALGMSLSLGFLILIATLIGVNVGNRKRYVAALVDRAAQLARERDQQALLATVSERARIAREMHDIVAHSLTVMVALADGAEMTAERDPARAAAAMRQVGETGRTALADMRVVLGVLAEPVDASRVTGAPGTPLAPGAPLAPLPGANELGSLIQSYRNAGMVVHFTVSGLPAVDPSRQVAVFRVVQESLTNSLRYAPNPKHVTVVLEEAESGVTVRVTDVGTSGGDGSRPSGQGPAPAAAAAMVMTGSGRGIIGMRERVAAFGGTLDAGPTASGGWQVLAHIPNEKAADS, from the coding sequence ATGACTGACGTACGCGGGGCGGCCGCGGCAGACGACGAACTCCGTCTGCCGCGGCCGCCCGGCGTTTTTCGGCTGTTCTTCGCGCGGCATCCGTGGTTCGTCGACGGCGCTCTCGTGGTACTGTTCGCGGCGCCGGTGGCGCTCTACTTCGTGCTGCGGTTGGCCGGCGTAGGGGCCGGTCCGTGGCCGGTGCCCGTCACGATCGTGGGGGTCGTGAGCGCTGCCGCAATCGCCGCGGCCATTCTCTTTCGACGGGCGCATCCGCTCGTGCTTGTCGGGGTGGTGACCGTCGCGTTCTTCGTGGTCTTCCCTTCCTTCGGCCCGGTCATCTTTCTGCCGGCGTTGTACGCCCCGTATGCGGTGGCGGTCTACCGATCGGTGCGACTGTCGTGGGTGTCGTTCGGCATCATGGTGGTCGCGCTCGCCATCGCGAGCCTCATCGCGTCTAACGGGGCCTGGGCGGATGCCCTCGGCATGTCGCTCTCGTTAGGGTTTCTCATTCTCATCGCCACCCTCATCGGCGTAAACGTGGGCAATCGTAAGCGCTACGTGGCGGCGCTGGTCGATCGAGCGGCCCAACTCGCGCGCGAACGCGATCAGCAGGCCCTGCTCGCAACCGTCTCGGAGCGAGCCCGCATCGCCCGCGAAATGCACGACATCGTAGCGCACAGCCTCACCGTGATGGTCGCGCTGGCCGACGGCGCCGAAATGACGGCCGAGCGCGACCCGGCGCGGGCTGCCGCCGCCATGCGGCAGGTCGGCGAGACAGGTCGCACCGCGCTGGCCGACATGCGGGTGGTGCTCGGGGTGCTCGCCGAGCCGGTGGATGCCTCGCGGGTGACCGGTGCGCCCGGTACCCCCCTAGCGCCTGGTGCCCCGCTGGCGCCGCTTCCCGGTGCGAACGAGCTCGGGTCGCTCATCCAGTCGTATCGCAACGCCGGCATGGTGGTGCACTTCACCGTCTCGGGGCTTCCGGCGGTCGATCCGTCGCGTCAGGTGGCGGTGTTCCGCGTCGTGCAGGAGTCGCTGACGAACAGCCTGCGTTATGCGCCGAACCCGAAGCACGTGACGGTCGTGCTCGAAGAAGCGGAATCAGGCGTGACGGTACGGGTGACCGACGTGGGCACGAGTGGCGGTGACGGCAGCAGGCCCTCCGGCCAGGGCCCGGCGCCGGCTGCTGCGGCGGCGATGGTGATGACCGGATCGGGCCGTGGCATCATCGGAATGCGCGAACGAGTCGCAGCATTCGGCGGCACTCTCGATGCTGGGCCGACCGCGAGCGGCGGCTGGCAGGTGCTCGCCCACATTCCGAACGAGAAAGCGGCTGACTCATGA
- the aqpZ gene encoding aquaporin Z — translation MSYPEAPAPAEPSTLARLIAETVGTFLLVFGLVGTAVFSAAFPSSDAGNPLGVGFLGVAIALGLTVMIGAYAFGPISGGHFNPAVTLGLAAADRFAWRDVPMYIVAQLVGAIVGASAIFGLASGGPAGFLDAAVKGGFASNGYGSHSPGGFNLAAAIIIEIIITAVFLYVILGVTNARHAVAGFAPIAIGFTLTLLLLISIPVDNASINPARSIATAIYGGGDWLAQLWVFIVFPIVGALIAGFSYRYLFDGVKYVSSSSAPSKN, via the coding sequence ATGTCGTATCCAGAAGCACCGGCGCCGGCCGAACCGTCGACCCTCGCCCGGCTGATCGCCGAGACTGTAGGCACGTTCCTGCTCGTCTTCGGGCTCGTCGGCACGGCCGTGTTCTCGGCCGCGTTTCCCAGTTCCGACGCCGGTAACCCACTCGGCGTGGGCTTTCTGGGTGTGGCGATCGCACTCGGGCTGACCGTGATGATCGGCGCTTACGCATTCGGCCCGATCTCGGGCGGGCACTTCAACCCGGCCGTCACTCTCGGCCTGGCGGCCGCAGATCGGTTCGCCTGGCGCGACGTACCGATGTACATCGTGGCGCAGCTCGTCGGTGCGATCGTCGGCGCCTCGGCGATCTTCGGGCTCGCCTCGGGCGGCCCCGCAGGCTTTCTCGACGCCGCGGTCAAGGGCGGATTCGCGTCGAACGGCTACGGTTCGCACTCCCCCGGCGGGTTCAACCTGGCCGCTGCGATCATCATCGAGATCATCATCACCGCCGTGTTCCTCTACGTGATTCTCGGGGTGACGAATGCGCGGCACGCGGTCGCCGGATTCGCACCCATTGCCATCGGTTTCACACTGACCCTGCTGCTGCTCATCTCGATTCCGGTCGACAACGCCTCGATCAACCCCGCTCGCTCGATCGCCACGGCCATCTACGGCGGCGGCGACTGGCTCGCGCAACTGTGGGTGTTCATCGTCTTCCCCATCGTCGGCGCGCTGATCGCCGGCTTCAGCTACCGGTACCTCTTCGACGGCGTGAAGTACGTCTCGTCTTCGTCTGCGCCGTCGAAAAACTGA
- a CDS encoding acyl-CoA dehydrogenase family protein: protein MANAVDTTVEAGKREAGKGSAASAPAPRGTGKRTAAGRKRTAPTVPATPAAAVDVEWLGHYLLGTWAEARLESRRVAGRPELQRIEGLTLQEHRERVFGQLRLLVDEGAVNKAFPKRLGGQDDHGGNVAGFEELVTADPSLQIKSGVQWGLFGSAVLHLGTEYHHDTFLPAIMNLDVPGAFAMTETGHGSDVASIGTTATYDAERSEFVINTPFRGAWKDYLGNAAVHGTAAVVFAQLITKGVNHGVHAFYVPLRDADGSFLPGIGGEDDGLKGGLNGIDNGRLHFSAVRVPRVNLLNRYGDVSAEGDYTSSITSPGRRFFTMLGTLVQGRVSLDGASTAAAKVALQIAVTYGSQRRQFTAGSDTNEEVLLDYQKHQSRLIPLIATTYASTFAHEVLLTKFDEVFSGAHDTDADRQDLETLAAALKPLSTWHGLDTLQEAREACGGAGFLAENRFTSLRADLDVYATFEGDNHVLLQLVAKRLLTDYSRKFAKADAGVLARYVVEQAAERTVNGTGLRRLAQNVTDHGSTARSVGQLRSPKVQRALLTDRVETMVAEVATRLRPANKASKKKAADLFNANQNAMIEAARAHAELLQWEAFTDALAKVEDPGTKTVLTWVRDLFGLGLIEKHAAWYLIHGRLSPQRAQSVSDYIERLTARLRPHALDLVTAFGYGPEHLRAPIASGAELERQNEARDYYRDLRASGNAPVDEKALKR, encoded by the coding sequence ATGGCTAATGCGGTTGACACCACGGTTGAAGCAGGCAAGCGCGAAGCAGGCAAAGGCAGCGCCGCTTCGGCGCCAGCACCTCGTGGCACGGGCAAGCGCACCGCCGCTGGGCGCAAGCGCACCGCTCCGACGGTGCCGGCGACACCCGCGGCCGCGGTCGACGTCGAGTGGCTCGGCCACTACCTGCTCGGCACCTGGGCAGAAGCGCGACTCGAGTCCCGGCGCGTGGCGGGGCGGCCTGAGCTGCAGCGAATCGAAGGTCTCACGCTGCAGGAGCACCGCGAGCGAGTGTTCGGGCAGCTTCGTCTGCTCGTCGACGAGGGCGCGGTGAACAAAGCGTTTCCGAAACGGCTCGGTGGGCAAGACGACCACGGCGGCAACGTCGCCGGTTTCGAAGAGCTCGTGACTGCCGACCCGTCACTGCAGATCAAGTCGGGCGTGCAGTGGGGGCTGTTCGGTTCGGCCGTGCTGCACCTCGGAACCGAGTACCACCACGACACGTTCCTTCCGGCCATCATGAACCTCGACGTTCCGGGTGCGTTCGCCATGACCGAGACCGGGCACGGTTCCGACGTCGCGAGCATCGGCACCACGGCCACGTACGATGCCGAACGCAGCGAGTTCGTCATCAACACGCCGTTCCGCGGTGCGTGGAAGGACTACCTCGGCAATGCGGCCGTGCACGGAACTGCGGCCGTAGTGTTCGCCCAGCTCATCACCAAGGGTGTGAACCACGGCGTACACGCGTTCTACGTTCCGCTGCGCGATGCCGACGGCAGCTTTCTGCCGGGCATCGGCGGTGAAGACGACGGTCTGAAGGGTGGCCTGAACGGCATCGACAACGGCCGGCTGCACTTCAGCGCTGTTCGTGTTCCCCGAGTCAATCTGCTGAACCGCTACGGTGACGTCTCGGCCGAGGGTGACTACACCTCGTCGATCACGAGCCCGGGGCGCCGGTTCTTCACGATGCTCGGCACCCTGGTTCAGGGCCGTGTGTCGTTGGATGGAGCATCCACTGCCGCGGCGAAGGTCGCCCTGCAGATCGCCGTCACGTACGGCAGCCAGCGCCGCCAGTTCACGGCCGGCAGCGACACCAACGAAGAGGTGCTGCTGGATTACCAGAAGCACCAGAGCCGACTGATTCCGCTGATCGCGACCACCTATGCCTCGACCTTCGCCCACGAGGTGCTGCTGACGAAGTTCGACGAGGTGTTCTCTGGAGCGCACGACACCGACGCCGATCGGCAAGACCTCGAGACGCTCGCCGCCGCTCTGAAGCCGCTGTCGACCTGGCACGGCCTCGACACCCTGCAAGAGGCACGTGAAGCGTGCGGCGGGGCGGGGTTCTTGGCCGAGAACCGCTTCACCAGCCTGCGTGCCGACCTCGACGTCTATGCGACGTTCGAGGGTGACAACCACGTGCTTCTGCAGCTCGTCGCCAAGCGACTTCTGACCGATTACAGCCGAAAGTTCGCGAAGGCCGATGCTGGGGTGCTCGCCCGCTACGTTGTCGAGCAGGCCGCCGAGCGCACGGTGAACGGCACGGGCCTTCGCCGGCTGGCGCAGAACGTCACCGACCACGGGTCGACGGCGCGGTCGGTGGGCCAGCTGCGCTCGCCGAAGGTGCAGCGTGCGCTGCTGACCGATCGTGTCGAAACCATGGTCGCCGAAGTGGCAACTCGCCTTCGCCCCGCCAATAAGGCGTCGAAGAAGAAGGCCGCCGACCTCTTCAACGCGAACCAGAACGCGATGATCGAGGCCGCCCGTGCTCACGCCGAGCTACTGCAGTGGGAGGCGTTCACCGATGCGCTCGCGAAGGTCGAAGACCCCGGCACGAAGACCGTGCTGACCTGGGTGCGTGACCTCTTCGGGCTCGGACTCATTGAGAAGCACGCCGCGTGGTACCTGATTCACGGGCGCCTCTCGCCCCAGCGCGCGCAGTCGGTGAGCGACTACATCGAGCGCCTCACGGCCCGGCTGCGCCCGCACGCCCTCGACCTGGTGACTGCGTTCGGGTACGGCCCCGAGCATCTGCGGGCTCCCATCGCGTCAGGAGCCGAGCTCGAACGCCAGAACGAGGCCCGCGACTACTACCGCGACCTGCGCGCGAGCGGCAACGCCCCCGTCGACGAGAAGGCCCTCAAGCGCTGA